A single Candidatus Ozemobacteraceae bacterium DNA region contains:
- the rpsT gene encoding 30S ribosomal protein S20: MANTSSAAKNARKAQRRHTLRVAVKSELKTLRRKTLELAGSDKSNADTVQATANSAYSRIAKAGSNGYIHPRTAARKIGRLMRAVNKLQTEKNA; the protein is encoded by the coding sequence ATGGCTAACACTTCTTCCGCCGCCAAAAACGCCCGCAAGGCTCAGCGCCGCCACACGCTGCGCGTTGCCGTCAAATCCGAACTCAAGACCCTTCGCAGGAAGACCCTCGAGCTCGCCGGATCCGACAAGTCGAATGCCGACACCGTCCAGGCGACGGCGAACAGCGCATACAGCCGCATTGCCAAGGCCGGTTCCAACGGATACATCCATCCCCGGACCGCCGCCCGCAAGATCGGCCGCCTCATGCGCGCCGTCAACAAGCTTCAGACCGAGAAGAACGCCTGA
- a CDS encoding TadE/TadG family type IV pilus assembly protein yields MSRTHRQGQSLVELALVLPLFLLLISAIIDFGRIFHVWSCLNLQCIEAAREGAKRRHQLLGRNVFTADTHTEPASITQIFFLHQSPAIDATRFRTPGGDHATAPELLGVGTSDRDIIVRIHYSYPFFTPFMSRILSNIWGKSELVISAGATERKE; encoded by the coding sequence ATGAGTCGAACGCATCGCCAGGGCCAGTCGCTCGTCGAGCTGGCTCTCGTTCTCCCGCTGTTTCTCCTGCTGATATCCGCGATCATCGATTTCGGGAGAATCTTTCACGTGTGGTCCTGTCTCAACCTTCAATGCATCGAGGCAGCACGGGAAGGAGCCAAGCGCAGGCACCAACTCCTGGGTAGAAATGTATTCACAGCTGACACACATACCGAGCCTGCCTCGATAACCCAGATCTTTTTCCTCCATCAGTCGCCTGCCATCGATGCAACGAGATTCCGCACCCCTGGCGGTGATCACGCGACAGCGCCTGAACTTCTCGGAGTGGGAACCTCAGATAGAGATATCATCGTTCGTATTCATTACTCCTATCCCTTCTTCACTCCGTTCATGAGTAGAATATTATCGAATATATGGGGGAAATCGGAACTTGTCATTTCCGCCGGCGCAACGGAACGGAAAGAATAG
- a CDS encoding SpoIIE family protein phosphatase: MRTAFLDLLSRAARLPANDLWSPLLSEWLAELPEFIAIRIRLLKTKPDPGMAPVLLKPISDEAFGAMLDWAHAFEIGVHAEDGDAPHATGLSPCGNRVLSIVAPFMFRQALAGDLTVITQPLAGRDHREWMYFAERLTELLFSRHINGPRSHVSEIDDPRRALEFQHEMQRLFSSEKVTDWMLASPWQEPHESWYTENESYLGSFLRRLQSVFDLDTAFIVQRVSEDQSHVLVATDLPASSRQLGSGSPRYDELPAEVVDMLEFLGEQENFRHIFKAKLSVLPANSRSSLSWSPKPVIQTFPCQVAGMTYGYLGVSTNRVSSPGPFARLMAIVTNHLGFWFSHLYQLRKEAGRAQLLKQINMTFNVITGNVHLDGIFDQLCDNLEMLFGQKHGAVVIFSTQTSDLEIKRRFGVPPAGFDLEKAVSEAGVIRNYISDGSAFRVRPEDEDQTIRFVFPLSPTPQVAAAGDDVFHQRSLGGVVIYNTDDNRMMNADILELLNFLLNGFSAALRVAYNYQEKLETIKALEGLIARLDNQDKLLEEMVDIIKRLLKVERISFLTVDSDSRTLSIKNSYGIRAEVVRSMQIPIGEGISGYVAETGETLRIDNIEESESKFKKRSLEHYFNRSLLSVPLITTESDGRPKVLGVINVNNKTNGLTFNQQDQQMLESIAHLVVAALTNIDLTNAKHEHDLLQQQLDNARDVQMALLPRKFSNMPPELDMFAKSEPAIQIGGDFFDGIKLPDGRWLAAIGDVSGKGMSAAIIMAMSRIILRTVVHETSEPVKIMERMHEYLSRDISDYYFVTMQIVVIDPATGSAEMVSAGHGPLLGRLGGSLVQLESMGGFPLAVGGSGVTFESVAFRVQPGDQLLFFTDGLPEEYAPNREMFGLERTKELFTASRGLPPKDLVERFFSAAEQWRAGGDAHDDLTIMAVEYRGVTQ; this comes from the coding sequence ATGCGAACAGCGTTTCTTGACCTGCTCTCGCGGGCGGCACGTCTGCCGGCCAACGATCTCTGGAGTCCCCTGCTCTCGGAATGGCTGGCCGAGCTTCCCGAATTCATCGCGATCCGCATCCGCCTTCTGAAGACGAAGCCCGACCCCGGCATGGCCCCGGTGTTGCTGAAGCCGATTTCCGACGAGGCGTTCGGCGCCATGCTCGACTGGGCGCACGCATTCGAGATCGGCGTTCACGCCGAGGACGGCGACGCGCCTCATGCCACCGGACTGTCGCCATGCGGAAACCGGGTTCTCTCGATCGTCGCCCCGTTCATGTTCCGCCAGGCCCTCGCGGGCGATCTCACCGTCATCACCCAGCCGCTTGCCGGCAGAGACCATCGGGAGTGGATGTATTTCGCGGAGCGCCTCACGGAGCTTCTGTTCAGCAGGCATATCAACGGCCCGCGTTCGCACGTGTCGGAGATCGACGATCCGCGCAGGGCGCTCGAGTTCCAGCATGAGATGCAACGTCTTTTCTCCTCGGAAAAAGTCACGGACTGGATGCTCGCATCACCCTGGCAAGAACCCCACGAATCCTGGTACACCGAAAACGAGTCGTATCTCGGAAGCTTCCTTCGGCGCCTTCAGAGCGTCTTCGACCTCGACACCGCCTTCATCGTCCAGCGCGTTTCCGAGGATCAGTCGCACGTCCTCGTGGCGACCGATCTTCCGGCATCATCCCGTCAGCTCGGAAGCGGATCGCCGCGATACGACGAACTGCCGGCCGAGGTCGTCGACATGCTCGAGTTTCTCGGCGAGCAGGAAAATTTCCGCCATATTTTCAAGGCCAAACTGTCGGTTCTCCCCGCGAACAGCCGGAGCAGCCTGTCCTGGTCGCCGAAACCCGTCATCCAGACGTTCCCTTGTCAGGTTGCCGGAATGACCTACGGGTATCTGGGCGTCTCGACGAACCGGGTTTCCTCGCCCGGCCCCTTCGCGCGGCTGATGGCGATCGTGACAAACCATCTCGGCTTCTGGTTCTCGCATCTGTATCAGCTTCGCAAGGAAGCCGGCCGGGCGCAGCTGCTGAAGCAGATCAACATGACGTTCAACGTCATCACGGGCAACGTCCACCTCGACGGCATTTTCGACCAGCTCTGCGATAACCTCGAGATGCTGTTCGGGCAGAAGCACGGCGCCGTCGTGATCTTTTCGACCCAAACCAGCGATCTCGAGATCAAGCGCCGGTTCGGCGTTCCCCCGGCTGGATTCGATCTCGAGAAAGCGGTATCGGAGGCCGGCGTCATCCGCAATTACATCTCGGACGGATCGGCCTTTCGCGTTCGTCCCGAAGACGAGGACCAGACGATCAGGTTCGTCTTCCCTCTGAGCCCGACGCCCCAGGTCGCCGCCGCCGGCGACGACGTGTTCCATCAGCGCTCGCTGGGCGGGGTGGTCATATACAATACCGATGACAATAGAATGATGAACGCCGACATCCTCGAACTGCTGAACTTTCTGCTCAACGGGTTCAGCGCCGCTCTCCGGGTGGCGTACAACTACCAGGAGAAGCTCGAGACGATCAAGGCGCTCGAGGGGCTCATCGCACGGCTCGACAATCAGGACAAGCTGCTCGAGGAGATGGTCGACATCATCAAGCGCCTGCTCAAGGTCGAGCGCATCTCGTTTCTCACCGTCGACAGCGACAGCCGGACGCTCTCGATCAAGAACAGCTACGGGATCCGGGCCGAGGTCGTCCGGTCGATGCAGATTCCTATCGGCGAGGGCATCTCGGGCTACGTCGCCGAGACGGGCGAGACGCTTCGCATCGACAACATCGAGGAGTCCGAATCGAAGTTCAAGAAACGATCCCTCGAACACTACTTCAACCGCTCGCTCCTGTCGGTACCCCTGATCACGACCGAGTCTGACGGCAGGCCGAAGGTCCTGGGCGTCATCAACGTCAATAACAAGACGAACGGGCTGACGTTCAACCAGCAGGATCAGCAGATGCTCGAGTCGATCGCCCACCTTGTCGTGGCGGCGCTGACCAACATCGATCTGACGAACGCGAAGCACGAGCACGATCTGCTCCAGCAGCAGCTCGACAACGCCCGCGACGTGCAGATGGCGCTTCTGCCCAGGAAGTTCTCGAACATGCCTCCCGAACTCGACATGTTCGCCAAGAGCGAGCCGGCCATCCAGATCGGGGGGGACTTCTTCGACGGCATCAAGCTTCCCGACGGCCGCTGGCTGGCCGCCATCGGCGACGTCTCGGGGAAGGGCATGTCGGCCGCCATCATCATGGCGATGTCGCGAATCATCCTCCGCACCGTCGTCCACGAGACCTCCGAGCCGGTGAAGATCATGGAACGGATGCACGAGTATCTCAGTCGCGATATCAGCGACTATTATTTCGTCACGATGCAGATCGTCGTGATCGACCCGGCCACGGGCTCGGCGGAGATGGTTTCGGCGGGCCACGGGCCGCTTCTCGGCCGTCTGGGCGGCTCCCTTGTCCAGCTCGAGAGCATGGGCGGCTTTCCTCTCGCGGTCGGCGGAAGCGGCGTCACGTTCGAGTCGGTGGCTTTCCGCGTGCAGCCCGGCGATCAGCTTCTGTTCTTCACCGACGGCCTCCCCGAGGAGTATGCCCCGAACCGGGAGATGTTCGGTCTCGAGCGCACGAAGGAACTGTTCACGGCATCTCGCGGTCTTCCACCGAAAGACCTCGTGGAGCGCTTTTTCAGCGCCGCGGAGCAGTGGCGGGCGGGCGGGGACGCGCACGACGATCTGACGATCATGGCTGTCGAGTATCGCGGAGTCACACAATGA
- a CDS encoding aminopeptidase, whose translation METARKTAGKAPAAAAAAANPNIRKYQQANGWDVLEPSSEKVLAARAKRYLEFLSLCKTERETLAYIEKAARSDGFKPLAAEDKKSLKPGDRVFCISKNRAMALAVIGKRPAVEGFRIVAAHHDVPHLDLKSLPLYEKYGTALFKTHYYGGIKKFQWAAIPLSLHVFAVTKAGKTLRFAIGEKPGEPVFTITDIAPHLAAKIQNDRKANETLRGEELNILVGHRPLPKKDKNAPASKGEERVKGAVLEHLFTKYGLEEEDLAWAEIEATPAFEAREVGFDASMIGGFGHDDRACVMAAYEAIREIKIPEYTSIALLFDKEEIGSAGASGAQSMMISDIMNILLHATSKSADYSDLRRAISNTYVLSGDTSVPIDPTFDGAFDPTNSGYLGNGVWICRFTGAGGKSGSSEADIEFIARIRALLGAEKIPYQFGEMGKVDEGGGGTVAKFMAQMNMHVLDLCLPVLSLHSPFEILSKADYHHTIDAYRVFLSKKF comes from the coding sequence ATGGAAACAGCCAGGAAAACAGCAGGAAAAGCTCCGGCCGCCGCCGCTGCGGCAGCGAATCCGAATATCCGGAAGTACCAGCAGGCGAACGGCTGGGACGTACTCGAACCCTCGTCCGAGAAAGTGCTGGCCGCGCGCGCGAAGCGGTATCTCGAGTTCCTTTCGCTCTGCAAGACGGAGCGGGAGACGCTGGCCTACATCGAAAAGGCCGCGCGTTCCGACGGGTTCAAGCCTCTTGCAGCCGAAGACAAAAAATCGCTCAAGCCCGGCGACCGGGTGTTCTGCATCAGCAAGAACCGCGCGATGGCCCTCGCCGTGATCGGAAAACGCCCGGCTGTCGAAGGGTTCAGGATCGTCGCCGCGCATCATGACGTGCCGCACCTCGATCTGAAATCGCTTCCTCTCTACGAGAAATACGGAACGGCCCTGTTCAAAACGCATTACTACGGCGGCATCAAGAAGTTCCAGTGGGCCGCCATTCCGCTCTCTCTGCACGTGTTTGCGGTCACCAAGGCAGGCAAGACGCTCCGCTTCGCCATCGGCGAAAAGCCCGGCGAGCCCGTCTTCACGATCACCGATATCGCGCCGCACCTGGCCGCGAAGATCCAGAACGACCGCAAGGCCAACGAGACGCTGCGCGGCGAGGAGCTGAACATCCTCGTCGGCCACCGGCCGCTTCCGAAGAAAGACAAGAACGCCCCCGCCTCGAAGGGCGAAGAGCGTGTGAAGGGTGCCGTTCTCGAGCATCTCTTCACGAAATACGGGCTCGAAGAGGAAGACCTCGCCTGGGCGGAAATCGAGGCCACGCCGGCGTTCGAAGCCCGCGAGGTCGGGTTCGACGCCAGCATGATCGGCGGATTCGGCCACGACGACCGCGCCTGCGTCATGGCGGCGTATGAAGCGATCCGCGAGATCAAGATCCCCGAATACACCTCGATCGCCCTGCTGTTCGACAAGGAGGAAATCGGCTCGGCCGGCGCCAGCGGCGCCCAGTCGATGATGATCTCCGACATCATGAACATCCTGCTGCACGCGACCAGCAAGAGCGCCGACTACTCCGACCTGCGGCGCGCCATCTCGAACACCTACGTTCTTTCCGGCGACACCAGCGTTCCGATCGATCCCACCTTCGACGGCGCATTCGATCCGACCAACTCCGGCTACCTCGGAAACGGCGTCTGGATCTGCAGGTTCACCGGCGCCGGCGGCAAGTCCGGAAGCAGCGAGGCGGACATCGAGTTCATCGCCCGCATCCGCGCGCTGCTCGGCGCCGAGAAGATCCCCTACCAGTTCGGTGAGATGGGCAAGGTCGATGAGGGCGGCGGCGGCACGGTCGCCAAGTTCATGGCCCAGATGAACATGCACGTCCTCGATCTCTGCCTGCCCGTGCTGAGCCTGCACTCCCCGTTCGAGATCCTCTCGAAAGCGGATTACCATCATACGATCGACGCCTACCGCGTCTTCCTGTCCAAAAAGTTCTGA
- the cpaB gene encoding Flp pilus assembly protein CpaB, producing MNRRAILVALIVSMVFSAILWKKVQEQAKSTVVPQILEPPKIPTTKAVVAKQKIPARLMLEAAQLNDYFELKELIASAVPADAFTSIASLTKKYTSITILPGDIMTPNRILDKDVIPALSFAIPQGKRAVTIAVSKTSGVGGFIQQGDFVDVIANFHQGSPDSIAKIVLQDILVLAAGNTYAFDPGIATGAPAIAAAKLELVTLAVTPEELERIVYLDSSVQFRLVLKNPKDKGEQVVTKGATEKMVMRTLGFTEPVVVQPVPTVVPETPKVAPTAAPQAVETIETGRVEIMYGSQRHFEMNKFGVVQTSPYVQPLPPMNPPPAPVLEAPAGSNPAPESAPQSQVGE from the coding sequence GTGAACCGACGAGCAATACTGGTAGCCCTGATCGTCAGCATGGTGTTCTCTGCCATTCTCTGGAAAAAGGTCCAGGAACAGGCGAAATCGACCGTTGTTCCGCAGATACTTGAACCGCCGAAGATTCCCACGACGAAAGCCGTCGTGGCGAAGCAGAAGATTCCTGCCCGGCTTATGCTTGAAGCAGCTCAGCTGAATGATTATTTCGAGCTGAAAGAGTTGATCGCCTCTGCCGTTCCTGCCGATGCGTTCACATCCATCGCCTCGCTCACGAAGAAATACACGTCCATCACGATTCTTCCCGGGGATATCATGACGCCGAACCGCATCCTCGACAAGGATGTCATTCCGGCCTTGTCGTTTGCCATTCCGCAGGGAAAGCGCGCCGTGACCATCGCGGTCTCGAAGACGAGCGGCGTCGGCGGGTTCATCCAGCAGGGGGACTTTGTCGATGTTATCGCCAATTTCCACCAGGGGTCTCCTGACTCGATCGCCAAGATCGTCCTCCAGGACATCCTTGTTCTCGCCGCCGGCAACACCTACGCCTTTGATCCGGGCATTGCGACCGGAGCCCCGGCCATCGCGGCAGCGAAATTGGAGCTGGTGACGCTGGCAGTGACGCCTGAAGAATTGGAACGCATCGTCTACCTCGACAGCAGCGTGCAATTCAGGCTTGTTCTGAAAAACCCGAAGGACAAGGGCGAGCAGGTAGTCACCAAGGGCGCCACGGAAAAGATGGTCATGCGCACGCTCGGCTTCACGGAGCCCGTTGTCGTGCAGCCTGTTCCGACCGTCGTTCCGGAAACCCCCAAGGTCGCTCCCACCGCTGCACCGCAGGCCGTCGAAACGATCGAAACAGGCCGCGTCGAGATCATGTATGGCAGTCAGCGGCATTTCGAAATGAACAAGTTCGGGGTCGTTCAGACATCGCCGTATGTTCAGCCACTGCCACCCATGAATCCGCCTCCGGCCCCCGTTCTGGAAGCCCCGGCCGGTTCCAATCCAGCCCCTGAGTCCGCACCTCAGTCCCAGGTGGGTGAGTGA
- a CDS encoding sensor domain-containing diguanylate cyclase translates to MKRASTQESRFIAFHERLAAETAETLDLEKLLKALLRELSRLTNASSGSIMIHDPASGNLKLYVSARHPGRIGGKRPLPGTSLPLDEGIAGKVFRENAPIIVADRKAAEQSLPWKHRKGRGGFMSLPLCIQRRVIGVLNLNCSDDLPGFTDEDVRLVTALSGSVAALVEKGRLLEELRQAHEETQKLYDLAILLGREASLESTLTEALRKLAGDLEADRTAVIRFSMPQPPASGGDQPPSIVSGWKFENEHLKRLSAAVGQSLRTELALSRKTASTDRLGRPPVSLPFREGKKVLELFCLPLLNVENDSFVLCAIRTPRSADPDAAHRHYKFLSLAARQIGNALERSEMIEQLRIDKEVLLENALRNEIFLSISTELASTLDPHLVLRKAFDHFNKLVPYTTFTIMLFDEIEQVYRIIVQPSRRLGPAYLRQLRSEVITSFGEYPADPPVDKGRVPVLEVFHPQSSEGPALGKYDLSMQMPIVLNDKITGLVHLSRVENVVFNRADFNKLSQFTAIFVTSIKNALIHKRTEKLAFTDPLTGLYNHRYFQESLHQEFIRSRRYEKPLSLMIIDIDHFKKFNDTWGHLTGDKVLIHVGEAFIRSVRSQIDTVARYGGEEFAILLPETPLAGARLFAERVRTAVESNPVNVEGKVLPVTISIGVACTLVTNCDKTSDLIAAADAALYAAKDAGRNRVETFESEHLEHV, encoded by the coding sequence ATGAAACGAGCTTCAACGCAGGAATCCAGGTTCATCGCCTTTCACGAGCGCCTGGCGGCCGAAACGGCGGAAACGCTCGACCTCGAAAAACTGCTCAAAGCGCTTCTGAGAGAACTTTCCCGGCTCACCAACGCCTCGTCGGGATCGATCATGATCCACGATCCAGCCTCGGGGAATCTGAAACTGTATGTTTCGGCGCGTCACCCGGGCCGCATCGGCGGCAAGCGCCCCCTGCCGGGCACCAGCCTGCCGCTCGACGAGGGAATCGCCGGAAAGGTGTTCCGCGAGAATGCCCCCATCATCGTTGCCGACCGCAAAGCGGCGGAGCAGTCCCTTCCCTGGAAACACCGGAAGGGACGGGGCGGCTTCATGTCGCTGCCGTTGTGCATCCAGCGCCGCGTCATCGGCGTCCTCAACCTGAACTGCTCCGACGACCTGCCCGGCTTCACCGACGAGGATGTTCGGCTTGTGACGGCCCTCTCCGGCAGCGTCGCGGCGCTCGTCGAGAAAGGGCGTCTTCTCGAGGAGCTCCGGCAGGCTCATGAAGAGACCCAGAAATTGTACGATCTTGCGATCCTGCTCGGACGCGAAGCCTCGCTGGAATCGACCCTCACCGAAGCCCTGCGCAAGCTGGCGGGCGATCTCGAAGCCGACCGGACGGCCGTCATCCGCTTCTCGATGCCCCAGCCTCCCGCGTCCGGCGGCGATCAGCCTCCCTCCATCGTCAGCGGATGGAAATTCGAGAACGAGCATCTCAAGCGGCTTTCCGCCGCCGTCGGGCAGAGCCTCCGGACCGAACTGGCGCTGTCACGGAAAACGGCTTCGACGGACCGACTGGGCCGGCCGCCCGTTTCCCTGCCGTTCCGCGAAGGAAAAAAGGTTCTCGAGCTGTTTTGCCTGCCCCTGCTGAACGTCGAGAACGATTCGTTCGTCCTGTGCGCGATACGGACCCCGCGCTCCGCGGATCCCGACGCCGCCCACCGGCATTACAAATTCCTGTCTCTCGCCGCGCGCCAGATCGGAAACGCGCTCGAACGCTCCGAGATGATCGAACAACTGCGTATCGACAAGGAAGTTCTTCTGGAAAACGCGTTGCGGAACGAAATTTTCCTCAGCATCAGCACCGAGCTCGCCTCGACGCTCGACCCGCACCTGGTGCTGAGAAAGGCGTTCGACCATTTCAACAAGCTCGTGCCGTACACGACGTTCACGATCATGCTGTTCGACGAGATCGAGCAGGTCTACCGGATCATCGTCCAGCCCTCGCGCAGGCTCGGTCCGGCGTATCTGCGCCAGTTGCGGAGCGAAGTGATCACCTCGTTCGGCGAGTATCCCGCCGACCCGCCCGTCGACAAGGGCCGTGTGCCCGTCCTCGAAGTGTTCCACCCGCAGAGTTCCGAAGGCCCGGCGCTCGGGAAATACGACCTGTCGATGCAGATGCCGATCGTCCTCAACGACAAGATCACCGGCCTCGTCCACCTCTCGCGCGTCGAGAACGTCGTCTTCAATCGAGCCGACTTCAACAAACTGAGCCAGTTCACGGCGATCTTCGTCACCAGCATCAAGAACGCGCTGATCCACAAGCGCACGGAGAAGCTCGCCTTCACCGATCCGTTGACTGGACTATATAATCACAGGTATTTTCAGGAGTCGTTGCACCAGGAATTCATCCGCTCGCGCCGTTACGAAAAGCCCCTGTCGCTTATGATCATCGATATCGACCACTTCAAAAAATTCAACGATACCTGGGGCCATCTCACCGGCGACAAGGTCCTGATCCACGTCGGCGAGGCGTTCATCCGGTCGGTGCGAAGCCAGATCGACACCGTCGCCCGGTACGGCGGCGAGGAGTTCGCCATCCTGCTGCCCGAAACGCCGCTCGCCGGCGCGCGACTGTTCGCCGAACGCGTTCGGACGGCCGTCGAGTCGAACCCGGTCAATGTCGAGGGGAAGGTCCTTCCCGTGACGATCTCGATCGGTGTGGCCTGCACCCTCGTGACGAACTGCGACAAGACCTCCGACCTGATCGCCGCCGCCGATGCGGCGCTGTATGCAGCCAAGGACGCCGGACGCAACCGGGTCGAAACCTTTGAAAGCGAACATCTCGAACATGTCTGA
- the holA gene encoding DNA polymerase III subunit delta: protein MDLAALESAIESRKLDATFLLFAGREEFLKDRAVSRLVKAFVAPEDQADNVRRIDFGSASPDALLGELNCFSFNLSPRIFVLSRPEGLGAAQRRGMLERLSSQPLPERTFFVVLSAEARVIGEFALALSDKAEKVDFWPPFENKLPEWLQKETRALGSSLAPEAAELLLKNVGPDLRLLSQELEKLCLAAGAGKTITAAQVASSVAYLRQDTVFDLLDAVGMRRLPEALRLVDSLLMKGESLVPIWYMLSRQLRDFRLLHDIARDRPDLGRPLLEKLRAIRQLAGKTDFKSNQDRKNLTESIQKEAGGWPPLLAESLGIEQAMRVRSLAAATGYTHAELVRLAPRLVEMDAAVKKSPPNEALLLQRFLAEVITGKRHQPPDEDVGGW, encoded by the coding sequence ATGGACCTGGCGGCCCTCGAATCGGCGATCGAATCCCGGAAGCTCGACGCGACGTTCCTGCTCTTTGCGGGCCGCGAGGAGTTTCTGAAGGACCGTGCCGTGTCGAGGCTCGTCAAGGCCTTCGTCGCACCGGAAGACCAGGCGGACAACGTGCGCCGGATCGACTTCGGATCAGCCTCGCCCGACGCGCTGCTGGGAGAATTGAACTGTTTCTCGTTCAACCTGAGTCCGCGCATCTTCGTTCTCTCCCGCCCGGAAGGCCTCGGAGCCGCGCAGCGTCGCGGCATGCTCGAACGACTCTCGTCGCAGCCGCTTCCCGAGCGGACGTTTTTCGTCGTGCTGAGCGCGGAAGCCCGCGTCATCGGCGAGTTCGCGCTCGCGCTTTCCGACAAGGCCGAAAAGGTCGACTTCTGGCCGCCGTTCGAAAACAAGCTTCCCGAGTGGCTTCAGAAAGAAACGCGCGCCCTCGGCTCGTCGCTCGCCCCCGAGGCGGCCGAGCTCCTGTTGAAGAACGTCGGGCCGGATCTGCGTCTGCTTTCGCAGGAACTCGAAAAACTCTGCCTCGCGGCCGGCGCCGGCAAAACGATCACGGCCGCGCAGGTCGCCTCGTCCGTCGCCTACCTCAGGCAGGATACCGTTTTCGATCTTCTCGACGCGGTCGGCATGCGGCGGCTTCCGGAAGCCCTGCGCCTGGTCGACAGCCTGCTGATGAAAGGCGAGTCTCTCGTGCCGATCTGGTATATGCTGAGCCGCCAGCTCCGGGACTTCCGGCTCCTGCACGACATCGCCCGGGACCGGCCCGACCTGGGGCGACCGCTTCTCGAGAAGCTGCGCGCGATCAGACAACTCGCCGGCAAAACCGACTTCAAGTCGAACCAGGATCGAAAGAATCTGACGGAATCGATTCAGAAAGAGGCCGGCGGCTGGCCTCCGCTTCTTGCCGAATCGCTCGGCATCGAGCAGGCGATGCGCGTCAGATCGCTCGCCGCCGCGACGGGGTATACCCATGCGGAACTCGTCCGGCTGGCCCCGAGGCTCGTCGAGATGGATGCGGCGGTGAAAAAGTCGCCTCCGAACGAAGCCCTCCTCCTTCAGCGTTTTCTCGCCGAGGTCATTACGGGAAAACGCCACCAGCCGCCGGATGAGGATGTCGGCGGCTGGTGA